Proteins encoded in a region of the Augochlora pura isolate Apur16 chromosome 4, APUR_v2.2.1, whole genome shotgun sequence genome:
- the LOC144468629 gene encoding uncharacterized protein LOC144468629: protein MASFRPRLQISSLVLQTDSLNGSLLKPPSLTSTILHGNLRNFWFKSRRKPIEYGTGNCGEPAPSKIEDSEPCKGTPSKCIEEKPKRKCFFFKKPPKEKPSNCVKEKPPVTKLSMWEQMFGPDPKRSWPDPCTCRIANRQRRKQRRQDPRLFDTRYQETAGDVFLFTRVVKRCSEKCMEPQPKPPPSFKLPKGVLYSMIGDGCNRKRLEDILVDLQKADTGGCIPTPLKYRIPYEEMRPPERRRKSFSCREGIRPEDVEKPVNEELDFVKAFPKVQWMHPPESPQRRKDMFYRKMVAEPPETEPDVVKESSQKRSRIEQLKMMVQRKSSSQCFFTF from the exons ATGGCATCCTTCCGGCCTAGATTACAAATTTCCAGTTTAGTCTTGCAAACG GATAGTTTGAACGGCTCCTTGTTGAAACCGCCGTCGCTAACTTCGACGATACTGCACGGGAACCTGCGAAACTTTTGGTTCAAATCGCGTCGGAAACCCATCGAATACGGCACTGGGAATTGCGGTGAGCCAGCACCCTCCAAGATAGAGGACTCGGAGCCCTGCAAAGGCACCCCGTCGAAATGCATCGAGGAGAAACCGAAGAGGAAGTGTTTCTTCTTCAAAAAGCCGCCCAAGGAGAAGCCTAGTAACTGCGTCAAAGAGAAACCCCCTGTTACGAAGTTGTCCATGTGGGAGCAGATGTTCGGGCCGGATCCGAAGAGGTCCTGGCCTGATCCATGTACTTGTAGGATCGCCAATAGACAGAGGAGGAAGCAACGCAGACAGGATCCGCGGCTGTTCGACACGCGGTATCAAGAAACAGCCGGAGATGTTTTCTTGTTCACGCGCGTCGTGAAACGGTGCTCGGAAAAGTGTATGGAACCGCAGCCGAAACCGCCGCCATCGTTCAAACTGCCGAAAGGGGTGCTTTACAGCATGATCGGCGATGGCTGCAACAGG AAACGGCTCGAAGACATACTCGTCGATCTGCAAAAGGCGGACACCGGTGGATGCATCCCTACGCCGTTGAAATACAGGATCCCGTACGAAGAAATGCGACCGCCAGAGAGAAGAAGGAAATCGTTCAGTTGTCGGGAAGGTATTCGACCGGAAGACGTTGAGAAACCCGTGAACGAGGAGCTGGATTTCGTCAAAGCCTTTCCCAAAGTTCAGTGGATGCATCCACCAGAATCCCCGCAAAGGAGGAAAGATATGTTTTATCGAAAGATGGTGGCGGAGCCCCCTGAAACGGAACCAGACGTCGTAAAAGAAAGTAGCCAGAAACGATCCAGGATCGAGCAGCTGAAGATGATGGTCCAACGGAAGAGTTCGTCCCAATGTTTTTTCACGTTTTAA